Sequence from the Argentina anserina chromosome 7, drPotAnse1.1, whole genome shotgun sequence genome:
AGTTAAAGAACAAGGACTTTCCTGACTCCAGTATTCAATACACCTATGATTTTACACGAAGGCAAACAACACACCAATCTGATACAAGGCAATTCTGCAAGAATAAACAACTGTCTTCATCGAAAACACGAAAGCAACATCCCCCCACAAAACTAGACATTCTTGGGAGATTCCCACATCAACCAATCAAGTTCTACTAGTTCACCAATTTACAAGACATCTAATTTCACTCTCAATCAAGCAATTTTAGTAAAGAACTCATCTTTACACCTAAATTTTAAAGCACTAAACCATAAAATTGTACATTCACACTCATAAGTAAAGTGTCATCATTTCAagctaaaataaaaaacccaTGCTTTTTTCACTATCAGTATTCAGCTTTCTCCTAATCTACTCACTTAACAACTCAAAAAGCCTCTGAAATTTTAATAGTTCCAACAAAAATTCACGATCTGAGATTAAACCACTCCTAATTCCACTTAGCAGACGAAGACCCATGAACACCGAGAATCAGATTCAAAGCCAAAGCCACAAAATAAGCAGCTAAATCCACAAAAATTAACAAGAAATTAAGCAAAAACAAACCGAGATCTACGAGCGAATTTCCAAATCCGataaaagcaaaagaaaaatcaagacCTGATGGAATTGAGGAGCTACATACCAAATCAGAGTGGTTGGCTTCTCGATTCTGCACTGGCCCGCTGTAAGAGATAGGGTTTTGATTTTAAGCTTTCGGCTTTTGTGGATGGAAGAAGCGGCTTTTTAAAGCTACAATCCGcttttttcaaaattcaaaattttgggGGGCACGAGATTCGAGACAAGCAGCTAGCGTCTGAGAGAGAAAGGCTCGAAATTTAAAGCTCTGTGTGACTATAATGCCCTCCAGCTTGGCTTCGCGTTGAAGTTAACAGTGGGAATAGATGTGTGGGTGGTTTGGTAATTTGAGGGGGTCTTTCAATAATGAAGAACTGAGAAGTGGGGCCAATGAGGCATTCGAGGCGGGGCCGGCACAGCGGAGCGACCGAGGGCTATGGCGGGAAAGCGTTACAATTCGCAAATATAGGATAATAtggaaaatagagaaaattatCCAAAATGATACTTCACTTCAGATTTAGACTCGATGAATTTGATGCTCCCCTCACGAAAATCATATGATTGGTCTAAGTATATAGAGCATGACGTACGTCGTATATGATAAATGACTTTTAAATTCTAGAACCGTATTAACACCGTAAATGATGTCTTTTATGATGAATACGAATCATATAattgttatattttttttcatttgtctTAAAGAATTGAGATGGTTTCTTTCTTACGACTCCTATAGAAAGTGTGCCCTCGCAAATCTTATGGCATTCACATATTTGAGACTCTGACCTACCTTTCGTTTTCATCGTAATTAAGTTTCGTGCCCGAAGCAAGACCATGCATGGATCATTTATCGATCAATTTCAAAGTTTCTGATCAACATTATTGATTTACTATACATAGCAAGGATGGACCAGACGATGGATCGAGGATTTGCATCTTTTGCAGGTTGGAGCAATTCAAGATATCGAGCACTGTCAAGCACTCGTAGTAGACAACCAAACGTGGACTCGCcacttctttctcttctctttaTTCATAAGAAACTTTTGGGGTACAACAATAAACTATGATATATCAATCTATCATCCAGCTTCACAGTAACGCTAACGCATGCAATACTGCACTTCATTAGTTTTCTTTATATACAAGAACTTTCTGTGCGAGAAAGAACAGCAGGCTAGTCTTATTTCATATGCAGATGCCTCAAAATAGATGGATGCCCTTAGCTACTAAAATTTCGAAGCGAACGATTAGTTTATTCTCTGAAATACGCACACGAGCTAGGTTGATCTTAGAAATCAATTAAACCAAACCATTATGCGGTACGTATCACTGTACTTGAAATTATTCGGCTTCTTATGAATGGATGTATGATACTGTGTTTCATTTAACCTTTAATTCTAATTAGCTTAACCCAATTTCCTAACTATCTCCAACTATCTCTACTTTCTACTGTGCGTAATGGCAATTATATAGCTGAATGATTAACTTTAGACATGGTGGAAGATAGAGTTGACTATGTTTGGTAAACAATTATTATGGGGTTGACTTTTATTAACCTCAGACTAGGAATTCTAGTTAAGATCCATTTTACAGTGGAAAGGCTAGCTAGGCAAATCACTTAGCTTCAGCAGATGATTATGAGGGACAAGAACTTTGTTTGGTATGGAGAGACATATAATGGAACATTTGCTTGGGAAATGAAAAAAACAGATTGAATTTCTTCCCCCAATGTAACAGATACATAGTTACATATATACTCAATTCAATGTACTTCTAACTAATTAGCAAGCTCAAAGGTTAGTATAAGAGAATTGAGATCTCCTCTACACGTACGTAGCTAATTGCCGTATCTCTTATTGTAaattaacaaataattaaatacatGGATATATTAGTCCCGCATTTTCATTCTACAGTATTAATTGATTGACAATAACATTAGATTACTCAAACATGGAATTGGACTTGGTACCAACTAGCTAGTATTAATTGCCAACTAGAAAACTGCAAAATGGCATTTAGTATTTGCCAGGTTCTAATAAGAAAGGGACAATTTACAGgcaaatatcatatcaaaaagAAACTTCCAAGCCACAACCGACTAGCtctttcaaattgattttACCAGCACTTCTGGCATTGAAGCATTTGAAGAAGGATACTGAGTTCAAAACTCCATTATTAACAAGAGGATTATTTATGTGGAAGCATGTGAATAGAGTTAGAGACCACACATACAGTAAATATGTCTATTGCCCAAACAAGAGTATGTCTTCTCCTACCTCTCCACTCACAATTACTCAAAGTCATAATAAGAGAAAGCTCACATCACCTGCTCAGAGCTAGACAAGCTCCATTCCCAATAATGGACTTTCTTCTATTCAGTGGGAAATTTATTCAGTGACTCATTGTGGTGTCAACTTTTTTAAAAGAACAACAGCAGACCTTGTAATTGCTCAATCATGATTCTTTGTTTACCTTTCAGCCTCATTTAGCCAATCTTTTCCTTCCCACTTCTCCTCTTGCAGTGATTTTCACTAGAAATAAATCTTTTCCTTGCTTCCTGGAGGCTCTTTGCTCCAACTGGGTCATTATTACTATTTGCTACCTCAGGTCATTAACCTGCCGACCTGATGAGATATTTATGACAGTTACTCTATGGAGGGTATTGGGATGCTTAATAACTCCAAGTACTTATGTGTTActgaattttattttggtaGATTGTGAATGGAAAGTGTGATTCATTGATGTATTTATAATGAAAGAATGTTAGAAAGTTGTGTAACTTCAACTTTTTCGGTAAACATTGAGAAAATTCATAGTTTGTGACTTGGTAATTTGATTCGCCTATAATTATTACCTTCCAAGTATAGTTCTCGCTTATTGGAGTGGAGTTCAATTACTTAATTAGTAGACAGGAGTGAAAATAAACGTTCATCAGACATTACCAATTGAAATGTTGTAGGTTGTGTGAGACTGTGAGTCATGATTTTCAACTTACCTgagttgtgacttgtgagacTGCTTTCGATCTATAGTTGAAATTTGTTATATTAATTAATCCTAGTGGTGTATGCCAAAACGAAATAAAAGCTGTCAATACAGAAAATTTCAAAAGGATACAAAGTTGATAATAATCAAAGACTAACACAGTTCTTAATTTGTCGCTGAATTCTGTCAAAATATCCAGATTAgttgaatacatcatcatGCACAAATGAAGTAGAAAAATGAAAGGATATTGCTGGCCTGCAATGTCTGATTGTCTGTGTATCAAACAAaaatttcaactttcaagtgAGCAAATAAATATCATAAAtgatatatttatatcaaaaaTCTGGAACAGAAATACAAAAGTTATCTCTGACAAAATCCCCATTTCCAAAGACCCCTTCTTGTTAGGATTGCCCTTGCTATTATAATCCTACACGGTCCTAATATATGAGTCCAACACACGAAAACTCTGGTGAAAGCGACCCAATATGGCGCCAAGTGGCGTGTTACTTGACCCAACACAAATTCACTGGCCAATAAAACGAGCTCAATTGTTCCTACATGCACCTAATAATTCAAAACTGTTTATTCTTCTGGTGGATTACCTCACAAACCTGCCACCATTATCCTTCCATATTTGAATAAATGTATTTTCAACCTTCCATACTTGATTATACGCATTTCCATAGAAATAAACTACATTCCACTACTGCATGTCTGTGTCACTGTGTGTATATAAACCAGTAGTTAGAACttagaagaaagaagaagaaagaatgagaagGGTTTGTGGGAAATAGAAGAGGTAGAGATGTTGGAGGAGATTACCAAAATGACAGAGGAGGTTAGTTTGAAGAGTGCTACAAGTAATCCTGGTACTCACTTTGTGCTAGTGCATGGTATCAGTGGAGGGGCTTGGTGCTGGTACAAAATCCGGTGTCTCATGGAGAATTCCGGCCACAAAGTCTCCACGGTTGATCTGAAGAGCGCCGGAATTGACCCCACTGACGTGAATTCCGTTCTCTCTTTCGCAGACTACAACAAGCCACTACTTgacttcttctcttctcttcccgAACACGAACAGGTTTGCTTAATTAATCAGTTAGGAATTaaaaattgtttttgtttgagtTTATGGATTGAAATGAGATTAATTCTTCTGATTTGCAGGTTGTGCTGGTCGGGCACAGCGCCGGAGGGTTGAGCGTGACACTGGCGACGCTGAAGTTTCCGAAGAAGATCCGGCTGGCTATTTATGTGGCGGCGACGATGCTCAAGCATGGCTACACTACTGAGGAAGATCTCAAAGACGTAACGTGTTTATTTCTTGAAACTGCTTCTACGTTTTTTCATTAGTTGTTCTGTTTCATTGGAATTGCTTCATTCCCATGCATGGATAGCTAGCTGGCTTCGACTTGATAATTGACTGGGATTAGGAAAGGTGTTTTGGAGTTTGAAGTTTGAAGTTTCCTAAGATCCCAATATTGGTAATGGCGTATATGTGTGAATTGCAGACTAAGATGGCTGCCAACTGTCTTCACTAGGATAACGGTTGTTAGGCCGGCTTAATCCTAAATCCTAATGCTTTCTTGTCCATAATTACCACTTGGCCGGCTTAATTATCATCCCTTTCGAATAAAGATGTGACAATATTTACTTTACAAAACGTGCctgatatatataatcctgatccataactaaattaataataagtTGATGAATTTCGGATTTATTACTAAATGATCCTGAAATACCTTAAATTTTCAGTTTGAACATATAGAGCAATCCGAAGTTGAATGATTTGAAAATCTGGATAGCTCTTATTCTCTCGAATCTGGTCGGCACGTTTGGCGTTCAAGTTGTTCGAGAACCCAGCAAATGGGGACGTAAGCTTTTCACCTTGTTTATTGTCCATTAGAAAGGAGCTAATTATAAACCAACGTCACATTTGAGCGGCTAGCTTCCATGAAGAAAAGTACCTCCCGTACCCTATCAGTTGAATAATAATACAATGTAGGCTCCCAATTATTGAAGTGGGGCGTGGGGCGTGGGGCGTGGGGCGTGGGACAATTATAATACTATCACTAGCAAATTAAGTTAATTATCATATAATCTTGATTGGATTTACCAAATTTTTGACCAATTCGTGTTCATTTCAAACAGGGGGTGCCGGATTTATCCGAATTTGGTGATGTCTACGAGTTAGGATTTGGTTTAGGAGCCAATCAACCACCAACAAGCGGAATTGTCAGGAAAGAATTCCAACGCAAgatcatatatcaaatgagtCCTCTAGAGGTTAGTTCACTTCGATTCGATCACTACATAGTACAATTTCTTATATCTCTATTTTGTTGGATCCCACTCATATCGCATATTAATCTTTCACTAAACTCACTTAGTATTGACACAATGTCATAACAACACGATTTTTCCTCATTATTGAAATTTCTTGTTTAGTAGCGCATACTATGTTTTTCTCGTAAAACAATCCAAAATATAGAAATATATTTTGCGaatgtagatatatatatatatatatatatatatcctaaATTACTCGATAATTATCAAAATTAAACCTCGAATTCTCTCAAGCTTTTCATCAAACACATTACCCTTTCGAATAGTATATATCTTGGGAGAgctttcttttgatccatACAATTTGGGAAATGGTGGGTCGACCACTGCGTGCGCATATATACTGACCCATTTGCAGTTACCCACCACCACAGGGTTGCATTGATATCATTCACTTTGCACTCCCGTGCATTGTTCTCTGTAGTTATTGGGTGGTCAACATCAACCCCGTACGCAAATTTTCACATGCAGTTTGGTCGGAACGATACGATACGATATGATAGTGATTTCCTGACTGGTATCTATGTAGGATTCGACATTAGCTGCCATGCTTTTGAGACCAGGACCGCTCCTGGCTATAACGACAGCCAAGTTTAAGGAAGAAGCCAATGACCATGACAATGCTGTGCTTAACAAAGTACCACGCGTCTACGTGAAGACGTTGCATGATCATGTGGTGAAACCGGCGCAGCAAGATTCGATGGTGAAGAGGTGGCCGCCGGCGGAAGTCTATGTTTTGGATAGTGATCACAGTCCATTCTTCTCCCAGCCGTTTCTGCTCTTGGGATTCCTTGTAAAGGCTGCCGAGGCTTCTCGCCGGGAGATAATCTAATTGTGggtcttctttttttggttttcGTTTGGTGTTTATACTGTTGTTATTCTATGAAATCT
This genomic interval carries:
- the LOC126801703 gene encoding methylesterase 17, whose translation is MLEEITKMTEEVSLKSATSNPGTHFVLVHGISGGAWCWYKIRCLMENSGHKVSTVDLKSAGIDPTDVNSVLSFADYNKPLLDFFSSLPEHEQVVLVGHSAGGLSVTLATLKFPKKIRLAIYVAATMLKHGYTTEEDLKDGVPDLSEFGDVYELGFGLGANQPPTSGIVRKEFQRKIIYQMSPLEDSTLAAMLLRPGPLLAITTAKFKEEANDHDNAVLNKVPRVYVKTLHDHVVKPAQQDSMVKRWPPAEVYVLDSDHSPFFSQPFLLLGFLVKAAEASRREII